Proteins co-encoded in one Juglans regia cultivar Chandler chromosome 16, Walnut 2.0, whole genome shotgun sequence genomic window:
- the LOC109006492 gene encoding uncharacterized protein LOC109006492 produces MLQDINDSDVTFGENVVVFGGDFQQVLPVVRKGMRQKQVNSSLVYSYLWPTLTKFHLTENMRARFDPVFSNYVLEVGNRMQPNTIDETIKIPNEMLVPYEDDNTSLDHLIEDVFHNIQEYSANILTMMNRAILTPKNGSVDEINALLIHRFQGEVH; encoded by the coding sequence ATGTTACAAGACATTAATGATTCGGATGTAACATTCGGTGAAAATGTTGTTGTTTTCGGTGGAGATTTTCAACAGGTTTTACCAGTGGTTCGCAAAGGAATGAGACAAAAACAGGTTAATTCTAGTTTGGTTTATTCGTATTTGTGGCCTACATTGACCAAGTTCCACTTAACTGAAAATATGCGAGCAAGATTTGATccagttttttcaaattatgtGTTAGAAGTAGGCAACAGAATGCAGCCGAACACAATTGATGAAACCATAAAAATCCCGAATGAGATGCTTGTTCCCTATGAAGATGACAATACTTCTTTAGATCATTTAATAGAAGATGTTTTCCACAATATTCAAGAATATTCagcaaatattttaactatGATGAATCGGGCCATATTAACACCAAAGAACGGTTctgttgatgaaataaatgcatTGTTGATTCATAGGTTCCAAGGTGAAGTTCATTGA